Proteins encoded in a region of the Orcinus orca chromosome 8, mOrcOrc1.1, whole genome shotgun sequence genome:
- the LOC101277262 gene encoding protein tyrosine phosphatase type IVA 1-like, giving the protein MAPLNRPAPVEVTYRNMRFLITHNPTSATLNKFIEDLKKYGVTTTVRVCEATYDTALVEKEGIQVLDWPFDDGSSPFNQIVGDSLSLLNIKFREEPGCWIAVHCVAGLGRTPVLVALALIEGGMKNKDAVQFIRQKRRGAFNSKQLLCLEKHRSKMRLRFKDSNGHRNNCCIQ; this is encoded by the coding sequence atGGCTCCACTGAACCGCCCAGCCCCTGTGGAGGTCACATACAGGAACATGAGATTTCTTATTACACACAATCCAACCAGTGCAACCTTAAACAAATTTATAGAGGACCTTAAGAAATACGGAGTTACCACAACAGTAAGAGTATGTGAAGCAACTTACGACACTGCTCTTGTGGAGAAAGAAGGTATCCAGGTTCTGGATTGGCCCTTTGATGATGGTTCATCACCCTTTAACCAGATTGTTGGTGACTCGTTAAGtcttttaaacattaaatttcGTGAAGAACCTGGTTGTTGGATTGCTGTTCACTGTGTTGCAGGTCTTGGGAGAACCCCAGTGCTTGTTGCCCTGGCACTAATTGAAGgtggaatgaaaaataaagatgcaGTACAGTTTATAAGACAAAAGCGGCGTGGAGCTTTTAACAGCAAGCAACTTTTGTGTTTGGAGAAACACCGTTCTAAAATGCGGCTGCGCTTCAAAGACTCTAATGGTCATAGAAACAACTGTTGCATTCAATAA